A stretch of Aedes aegypti strain LVP_AGWG chromosome 2, AaegL5.0 Primary Assembly, whole genome shotgun sequence DNA encodes these proteins:
- the LOC5573858 gene encoding zinc carboxypeptidase A 1 — MGLPVAVTVLGICLCFGVTFGNEAARYDNYRVYEAIPSSNSQLKLLNELEQSSDSLIFLKSGNNVGEKFNIVVAPHKLVDFTEALQNEGVRVRLLETNMQSLIDEEKQRMVSKRARGAFDFNDYYELEDIHAWLDKLASQYDQVELLEGGHSFENRSIKGVKVSYKSGNPGIFVEGGIHAREWISPATVAYILNELLTSTDPKVRNIAENYDWYMFPSVNPDGYVYTHKKDRLWRKTRTPYSGGCFGADPNRNWDFHWAEQGTSNRCNSDTYGGPHAFSEVETKSLSQFIASLKGKIQAYISFHSYSQLLLFPYGHTGEHASNHNDLNEIAKATITSLAKRYGTKYKYGNIYDAIYPASGASVDWAYGTLDVKIAYTYELRPGSGSWNGFVLPPKQIVPTGEETLDSLVTLLEESDKRGYYENCEGC; from the coding sequence ATGGGTCTTCCGGTAGCAGTAACCGTTTTGGGGATTTGTCTGTGTTTCGGAGTGACTTTTGGAAACGAAGCCGCTCGTTATGATAACTACAGAGTTTATGAGGCGATTCCGTCGTCTAACAGTCAGCTGAAATTGCTCAATGAGCTGGAACAGTCGAGTGATAGTTTGATTTTCCTGAAAAGTGGAAACAATGTTGGAGAAAAGTTCAACATCGTTGTGGCACCCCATAAGCTGGTAGATTTCACGGAAGCACTCCAAAACGAAGGTGTCCGTGTCAGATTGCTGGAAACAAACATGCAAAGTTTAATTGATGAAGAAAAACAGCGAATGGTGTCAAAGCGTGCCAGAGGTGCTTTCGATTTCAACGATTATTATGAGTTGGAGGATATTCACGCATGGTTGGACAAATTGGCTAGCCAATATGATCAggtggaacttctggagggAGGTCATTCCTTTGAGAACCGTTCGATCAAGGGTGTGAAGGTGTCTTACAAATCGGGAAATCCAGGCATATTTGTTGAAGGAGGTATTCATGCTCGCGAATGGATCTCTCCAGCGACTGTCGCTTACATTCTAAACGAATTGCTCACCAGCACGGATCCTAAAGTGCGGAACATTGCTGAAAACTACGATTGGTATATGTTTCCCAGCGTAAACCCTGATGGATACGTTTACACTCATAAGAAGGATCGACTTTGGAGGAAAACTCGTACGCCGTACTCGGGAGGATGCTTTGGAGCTGACCCGAATCGTAATTGGGATTTCCATTGGGCTGAACAGGGAACCAGCAATCGTTGCAATTCTGATACCTATGGTGGCCCGCATGCCTTTTCCGAAgttgaaacaaaatctttgtctCAGTTCATCGCTTCTTTGAAGGGTAAAATTCAAGCCTACATCTCATTTCATTCATACTCTCAACTTCTCTTGTTCCCATATGGCCATACCGGTGAGCACGCCTCGAATCACAACGATCTGAATGAAATTGCAAAGGCAACGATCACATCTTTGGCGAAGCGATATGGCACAAAGTACAAGTATGGTAACATCTACGATGCCATCTACCCGGCAAGTGGCGCCAGTGTGGATTGGGCCTACGGAACTTTGGACGTAAAGATTGCCTACACCTACGAACTGCGACCTGGTTCCGGCTCATGGAATGGATTTGTTCTGCCGCCCAAGCAGATAGTTCCAACTGGAGAGGAGACTCTTGATTCGTTGGTAACGCTGTTGGAGGAATCGGATAAAAGGGGTTATTATGAAAACTGTGAAGGCTGTTGA